The Oryctolagus cuniculus chromosome 5, mOryCun1.1, whole genome shotgun sequence genome includes a region encoding these proteins:
- the IRAK1BP1 gene encoding interleukin-1 receptor-associated kinase 1-binding protein 1 gives MSLQQAPPSRVFVELVPWADRGRENVVSGETLPGVRRPLSSTQTQTATREVHVSGTAEVSAGPDRAQVAVRVSSTKEAAAEAKKSVCRRLDYITQSLQQRGLQTENVTVTKDFRRVENAFHMEAEVCITFTEFGKMQNICNFLVEKLDSSVVISPPQFYHTPGSVENLRRQACLVAVENAWRKAQEVCDLVGQTLGKPLLIKEEETKEWEGQVDDRQSSGLSNSLTIQQKIKNATMHAASKVFVTFEVKGKERKRKYL, from the exons ATGTCGCTACAACAGGCTCCTCCGTCGCGCGTGTTCGTAGAATTGGTTCCTTGGGCGGACCGGGGCCGGGAGAATGTGGTCTCAGGAGAAACACTGCCCGGAGTCCGCCGCCCCCTCTCCTCTACACAGACCCAAACCGCCACCCGCGAGGTGCACGTAAGTGGCACCGCAGAGGTATCTGCGGGCCCAGACCGGGCGCAAGTGGCGGTACGAGTGAGCAGCACCAAGGAGGCTGCGGCGGAAGCCAAGAAGAGCGTTTGCCGACGCCTGGACTACATCACGCAGAGCCTTCAGCAGCGGGGTCTGCAG ACAGAAAATGTAACTGTGACAAAGGATTTTAGAAGAGTAGAAAATGCTTTTCACATGGAAGCAGAG GTCTGCATTACATTTACTGAATttggaaaaatgcaaaatatctgTAACTTTCTTGTTGAAAAGCTAGATAGCTCTGTTGTCATTAGCCCACCGCAGTTTTATCATACTCCAGGTTCTGTTGAGAATCTTCG GCGGCAAGCCTGTCTTGTTGCTGTTGAGAATGCATGGCGTAAAGCTCAAGAAGTCTGTGACCTTGTTGGCCAAACCCTAGGAAAACCTTTACTAatcaaagaagaagaaacaaaagaatggGAAGGCCAGGTAGATGACCGCCAGTCATCTGGACTCTCAAATTCACTCACAAtacaacaaaaaatcaaaaatgcaaCAATGCATGCTGCTTCGAAAGTTTTTGTAACTTTTGAGGTaaaggggaaagagaggaaaagaaagtatCTCtga